The following DNA comes from Longimicrobium sp..
AGGGCGCGATGAAGGTTCATCGCGCCCTCAACGAAGAGCGCATGCAACTCGCAGCAGGGTGGCAACATGCGCATGGAGCTGACGGCCGTGTACATGCAAGTCCCAGGAGGCGGCTATGTCGCCTTCGCGAAGGAGCTCTGGGGCGCAAATTCGCAGGGCGAGACCCTCGAGGAAGCGCGCGCGATGCTGGAGGATGCCGTTCGCCTTCTGATCGAAGCGAGCCGCGGCGAGAACGAGAAGTTCATCGCTGACCGCAACGTCGTTCACGAACCGCTCGTCATCGACGAACCCGGATGGGACTGAACGGCTGGAGCCGGATCACATCCTCATTCCTGCTGAACACAAGCTACTGTACATGACCGACGCGCTGATCATCGACGCCGTGCGGACGCCGATCGGGCGGTACGCGGGCGCGCTCTCGTCCGTGCGGCCCGACGATCTGGCGGCGGCGGTGGTGAAGGCCATCGTCGAGCGCACGGGGGTGGACCCGTCGCTCGTGGACGACGTGATCTTCGGGTGCGCCAACCAGGCCGGCGAGGACAACCGCAACGTGGGGCGGATGGCGGCGCTGCTGGCCGGCCTCCCCGTCTCCGTTCCCGGGCAGACGGTGAACCGGCTCTGCGGCTCGGGGCTCGAGGCGGTCCGCAGCGCGGCGCACGCCATCCGCGCCGGCGAGGGCGAGGTCTTCATCGCCGGCGGCGTGGAGAGCATGTCGCGCGCGCCGTGGGTGATGCTGAAGCCGGGCGAGGGCTTCGCGCGGGGCGTGCCGGAGATGGCCGACTCGCTCCTCGGCTGGCGCTTCGTGAACCCCAGGATGCCGAAGGAGTGGACGGTCGCCCTCGGCGAGACGGCGGAGATCATCGCCGGCGAGTTCCACGTCTCGCGCGAGGACCAGGACCGCTTCGCCTTCGACAGCCAGCAGCGCTCCGGCCGCGCCATCGCCGAGGGCCACTTCCGCGCCGAGATCGCCCCGGTGGAGGTGCCGCAGCGCAAGGGCCCGCCGAAGGTGGTGGACACCGACGAGCATCCGCGCCCCGACACCACGCTGGAGGCGCTGGGCGCGCTGAAGCCCAGCTTCCGCAGGGAGGGCGGCACCGTCACGGCCGGCAACTCGTCGGGGCTGAACGACGGCGCGGCGGCGCTCCTCGTGGTCTCGTCCGGGGCGGCGGAGCGGCTGGGGAAGCGGCCGATGGCGCGCGTGGTGGCCAGCGCGGTCGCCGGCGTGGAGCCGCAGCGCATGGGGATCGGCCCCGTGCCGGCCACGCGGCTGGCGCTGCAACGCGCCGGGCTGACGGTGGGCGACCTGGGGCTCGT
Coding sequences within:
- a CDS encoding type II toxin-antitoxin system HicB family antitoxin — protein: MRMELTAVYMQVPGGGYVAFAKELWGANSQGETLEEARAMLEDAVRLLIEASRGENEKFIADRNVVHEPLVIDEPGWD
- a CDS encoding acetyl-CoA C-acyltransferase, with protein sequence MTDALIIDAVRTPIGRYAGALSSVRPDDLAAAVVKAIVERTGVDPSLVDDVIFGCANQAGEDNRNVGRMAALLAGLPVSVPGQTVNRLCGSGLEAVRSAAHAIRAGEGEVFIAGGVESMSRAPWVMLKPGEGFARGVPEMADSLLGWRFVNPRMPKEWTVALGETAEIIAGEFHVSREDQDRFAFDSQQRSGRAIAEGHFRAEIAPVEVPQRKGPPKVVDTDEHPRPDTTLEALGALKPSFRREGGTVTAGNSSGLNDGAAALLVVSSGAAERLGKRPMARVVASAVAGVEPQRMGIGPVPATRLALQRAGLTVGDLGLVELNEAFAAQSVACVRELGLDPAIVNVSGGAVAVGHPLGSSGARILTTLVHEMRRREVRYGLASMCIGVGQGISMIVERVP